tgaaagcATCAAGAAACTGCAACACCAAAAAGCCcgcaaccccccccccccccccccggaAACAAACACACACATACACAAACAAGAAGACACATTTGTAATTGCCAAAAGGTCCAAATAAACACATGGGACTTACATGGTATTGAATATACACATTGAATTAAAATGAATTTGTAAAATGAATCCAAGGAAACTAGTTTGTAATTCCATGTGAAGTTGTAAAATGAATTTTACTCATCTCAAAAGAAAGTGGCCATGCACTGAAATTATCTTAAACTCAAGGTagtcaataatttttttttaatggttttTCCTAATTTATCATCTGCATTGCCTTCATTTTCAAGTGTAACATTACTAGGCAACATAACAAATCACACAGAATGATAAATCACACAGATGATATGTTCATATGGATTGAAGGCAATGCAGATGATAACTTACAGGGTGCAAACTAAATGTGCATCAATATCCACATATTTCTCCACTTTTTCATGCTCAACCTCAGTCCATTCTTCATCTCCCCACATGGATTCATCAACATAATCACGATAATCATAATCATGCACCTGAAAAAGAGTACTTCCCCATTGTATATGGCCAAAGCTATTTCCCTCACACCATCTTTATCTATATCATATACAAGAGGATTAGCGTGCACAGTCGATTGATGGAAAGCAGGCCACCCTAATaaaaaaatgcataatataGGCTGATAACTTGGTACAATCCATATGAACATATCATCAACCCGATAAATTGGCATTccaaaaaaaaatgtaagtacCTTCGAAACAAAGAAGAGTGCCTAGTTTATTTCCTGTAGACAATTCCCAAATGTAAACTAGGCCATCTTGCATCCCAATTATACTTCGGCCAGTTGATACCTCGGTGATTAATGTCCTAACAGAATGTACAAAGGGAGTTTAAATACTTAAGAAGGAAACTTTGCATCTTTTCTCCCCTTTATTGAAACAGTAAATGAAGAAACAAGAAATGACGTGAGTTAAGTTAACAAAGTTTTGTTGTGTTAGAAACGATGTGCTTTAGAAACGATGTTGAGTTTTACACCAAGAAAAAGCACTGGAAAGAACACATTccgaaaaagaaattaatacccagagaagaaaaaaattcatCAAAGAGCTGTTTAATCCTCTCTCACAtctatttcattttctttcaaacCAAGAAGTATTCCTAAGTTAATCCATTGCATATTAAAGGCAACAAATTTCAATAGATGAAATTATCCAAACCTTCTTTTCCTCTTGGTTGAATCACAAACAAGTTAAGACAAGATACATCAACCAAACAAGAAGCTGCTTCTCATAATGTTCAAAATAAAATGTGtagaaattttgaattttcaaaataagAAACCACACATGTCTCTGAAAAGTCTCAGTCAAGATGTTTGAACAATATCACTAGATAGAGTCAAACAAACCACAAATTAATAAACATTTGATGTAGATCAATGCTATGTCTAAACAGAGAGACCTTCAAAATATTCTagacaattaaaaaaagtacaaagaggaagaagagaaaaaaaattcccGATCAATAATTTCAAATCTACTTTCAGTTGAAAGTGTTTAAATGCAGAAATCGAAGTCGGATCGAATCTGAAAACATGTGGGAAAAGAAACCTCTAAGGAAAGGAAAGGGAACATTACGGTGCTGAAAATAAGCAAACATTATTCTCTGATAAGGCAAACCACAGATTTGCAAATCGAATTATAACTAAAACCCTAAAACTAAAAGAtgaaaacaaatagaaagaaattccataaactaataattcagcTTCAATGTGGTAAATTGTTGCCATGTGTTGAAGTCAGTATACACTCTCGTGTGTGTCTTCTAATAAAATTAACAGAACTAACAACAGAAAAGTTGATCCTAAACCATCACTAATGTTCGGACTTGAAGTAcacgatggaaaaaaaatgaactaaTGTGTTTGCTAAAAATTCCCTCTATAAATTTCTTCTATTCAGTCACAAACTAGTGACCTAAAGCATTTCTATACAAAAGTATAACTTAAACCAAAAATCAACAAGCCATTTTAGCACAACTAGTATGAAAATCACAAACCCTTTCAAATTTCCAATAATACTTCTTATCAGAAAAACAACATTCATCAAACAATAAAAACAATCAATAGAGAGTTGCAACAAATACACATAACTTACAGTAGCTCTCCTCCGCTCTGCAGCAACAACAAGTGGAAAAGCAAAGAGACCACAATCTAAATCGGTGAGGTATAGATAAAAATAACTGGTGAGTTCATAAGTATAtagacattaaaaaaaataattaaaaattagttAATGAAAACATGGAGCGAAAGACGAGTCTCCTGAGCGACGGTTGGAGACTTTTGAGACGAGAGACGACCGGAGATTGAGAAGGAGAGATGACCGGAGATTGAGAAGGAAAGAGGGTCTGAGATTGAGAAGGGGAGATGCTTGAAGCCGATGACAACGTGAGATGAAAGGCCGAGACGAGAGGCTGAGATGGTAGAGGCGTCGTACGTGAACTTGAGCCCTAGGcgtgaaattgaaaattttgaccCAGCTTTTTTCTATTTAGTATTTATAACAATaatcaataatatatttttaatgtcggtttttaaaGAAAGgtacctttaatgtcggtttaaaaccgacattgtACCATCATCTTTGATGTCGcttcaaaaccgacattaaagatccgcattttaaaaaccgacattaaacatccgtgtccattttttccaactgacattaaaggtcatatTTATTCCAGTGAACATTGAACAATTTTccataaaaatagaaaatcataatattgaataatttttctcactgatatattttcttttcaaatagcATACATGATTGCTTATACTTAACACTTTTCTTCTTGCACTTTTTGAACACTCAATAACAAATGAAAAGCAAGTCCCCTACTCTCCATTATGGACTCATGAAATGAAATGACTTGTTGACATGAAACTAAAGAAGATACCCATAGTATACTTATATATTGCACATTTAAACATATCCAAAATGCACAATTCACTCGTTCCATATTTCTTGTTTTTGACATATGTCTTCTACCTTATAATAGTTCTATTAAAATGTGACTAAAACATTTGTTTCCTCATATAAAATATCTTGTAGAATCTTAtactaatttttaaatatacgTATGCCCATACTCTTACAAAGAGGAAGATGCAAAATATTAGAGAAAAGTTTTTCCTCAAATCATGTTACAATAGAGTGGGGGAAACAATTTTTGAAAGCTCAAAAGCAACCCAAAGGGGATTGTGATCCATATTAATATACATTACACAAATTACAATTCACATATAAACCCTTCTAGTGGAATTTAAGGCTGGTCAAAATATTGTTGTTGACAGGGTCAGACAAATGATCCAAAAGATTTTGGTAAGGTCCAACACCAGTAACAAGACCTTGTATAAAGTAACCCAAAATTGCCAACATTGCTAGCCTTCCATTCTTAATTTCCTTCAACTTCAATTCCTTCATTGACTTCTCATCTTTCCCAAACCCTAGTGGGTTGAACAATGGCCCACCAGGGTAAGCTGGGTCCCCTGATCCACCCAAGAACTTCTCTAAGCCCAAAAAGTATTGTTTTCCCATGGACCCTGGCTTGGCCCAATCTTGAAATCTTCTGTGTTCAGCAAAGCCCATCAGAGCCATTTCCAATACAAAGAGTGTGTAAGGGTCTGCCCAATAGTTGTAGGTCCCTGCTGGTGGGATGACCCCTGTTTTGAACCATGGGAGGGCTGTTTCTGGTGGGATCAACCCCAGTGATCCAAAGATCTCTGGGGCTATGGCTCCTGCTGCTCCCAACATTGCAAACCTTCCGTTGATCACTTCGCCGTATGCCAACCATTTTGGCTCGATGAACCCTCCTGTGCCTTCGGGATCAGATAGCCCCAATGGGTCGAACCCAAAATCGCCTGGCAAACTAAATTAAAACCACTAAAGTAATTCAAATTATTACCCAATAACTTAGTTTAAAATTGTAGAAAAGCTTTTAGACTTTAAGAAGattgtttattttaaatctttattcgataagatTTTCGtttcttaaaatataaaaaataagaagTGATAGAACTTTTCTAATTACCTTCCATCCAAGTAAGTAAGACTTTGTTTTGAAGCAAACCACAGTTGCCTGTCTGCTCCTTGCTGCAATaataacataataataaatCTCACGCAACTAAACTTGTTAAcccaaatatgatttgaattaggaaaaagtaaaaacaaGTTATTTCTACCTTCTTCAATAATGAGCCCCTACGCAATCAACCACTCAAAAACTAGATTGAGACTCCAATGACAATTggttttaaagtttttttttttttttttactttcaaaaatataatttataactACTACTTCACCTCCGCTTGTTTTTGTTATCTACTTtctataaatgttttaaaaaaccaTACTGAGATTCAAAAATTGAGAAAACAGTTCTCACATGTTTTTGTTGTTAGGATGGGTGAAAGCAAGAATTCCAGTCTTTCACCAACAAATGTGAGAACCATAGTATAGATTTAGAACCAAACAAGCATAAATGACAAACtggtaaaaataaataaataaaagttggTACCAAAGAGATCCAGAGTTGTTAtgataaatttaatcttttgCCCACATTCTAAACACTCTTTCAGGTGCAAAGCTTGAAAAAGAGACATACTCAAGAAATGATAAGAGTATGAAGGCAAGATCTCCCATTATAGTAACCATTTTAAACTTGGTTAATTAACAACCCACACACAACACAATagataaaaagaagagagaataaaaaaaaaaaaaagaaagaaagaaaaagaaaacaacctTAACAGGAGGAGTGGCTCCAGCTCTAACTACAAAAGAAGCTGATTTCCTGGAAGATCCAAAAGACGGTTTTGCCCCTAATCTCTGTCTGGCAGCACCCACTGAAGAggttaaagaagaagaaacaagagCCTGAGTGGCCATATGTTAGGCTTTGTTTTTCCAGAGAGGGTTGGTGAAGTGATGATGTGAGAGCTGAGAATTAGAAATAGGAATCATAAAATGGAAATGGGAACGAATAAGATAAGCTAAGATGCTGGACAGAGGGAGATTTTAGAATCCAAATTATGGTTGAGATTTGGAGTGTCCCATGTTTTAGATTGGGTTGGGATCTTACAATCCAACTACAACACTCCACGTGGATATCATGGCTTCCAGATAAGAGATATTCTCATCCACCAGTTCTTTTTCACTTATTAATTTCCACGTGGCTCCTCTACAATTTTACTTTCACCCTAGATCTTTCATTTTTCATTCATCAATTCAAATTAAGaggtctttttaaaaatataacaaagctaCAAAATTGTAACGgtccaactctttatactaagctgaggtcgttactacttaaaggataataaaactttcttaaatCTAAATAGAAAATAACCAATTTTCGTATTCAAAAtctcaaatactcattaaaataataaataatctaaagtaagtagaaataaatctaaaaaataaattaaaatcctaGTTCaagccctatctagttttaaagagtaaaaaaataaaataaaataaaaataaataaataaataaaagtacaaaaatactaaaatcaaaCTGAAAACATAACGGCTGAAGCAAAACATTTCCTATgtctcgccacggtcacttcttgtcattcgtcaGCTTCCCTCTACCTCTCCCTTTAACTTTGCCtgaaaaataaaacatgaaagagtgagtataaaaatatactcaggaagggacctactactagtctcgctaggtgtctgttaacttatTATTAGAGTTCTGTTGAGTTGTACCCTTAAACTGGCATGTTTTCGAACACGTGTAATCTGtaatcccgtaggaacatctctggtcttcaaTGAACCCAAACGAACatctaggacaaactggtctttagtgatcttggaggaaacactaagataatcaagctgtgagtgaccccatcGAGTCACTTataaacatatcatctcatactagaCTAGTGGTCCcatcggactacgcagtcataaaaaagtggtgatcccgagggacacccatgtgggtatgactctaatagataaagctaacagcaTACCCTATCCATaacacactacaagaaatatcagTTACGATAGCATCAAAAAAACGCTATCGTTGACTTTCGATAGCGTTTTCGAAATGCTATCGTAGCCTTATTGAAAGTCTATGACTTTTCATAGCATTTTTTCGTCGCTATGCAAAACGTTATAATATGTCCCTTGCGATAGCACAAATATAAtgctataaatattttttataaagtGAGAAAAAACGCTATCGAAACATTTTGATAGCATTTTTTACTGTGTTGGAAAAGCGCTATAAAATGTTTCAATAGCGTTCTCAATAACATTGAAAAAATGctataaaaatcattttataGAGTTTTTTTTTCGTTCGAAAAGCATTATCAAAGTGTTTTACTAGCTATTTTAAAACCATTTGGCCGCATTAACATTTCATAACTACATTATTAATAGAAGAAATAACAAAGAACTATACATATAATATCTCattcaataatatatattatcttCTATGCATtacaattttgtttataaagaaaaaaaatcatttgagaACAAACTTAAACAAAAAACTACCTTGTTTTAGCAAACTCAATACATCACAAGAAAACTGATAAACTGAACCATTTCTTCATACAACAAATTTCCCATGAAACCATTTCTCACAGATATCACAGCAAATCCAAAATTCATCTGAAGCATAGTTCTCAACGCATGCCCTACGTAAGGTATCACCATGCtcgtcttcatcttcttcagACAACGTCTCTTCCGTTGCTTGCGACTGCCTTGCATACATTCCTTGCATTTCAGCTTCCCTCTGAAATTATCATAACATTAGCAGAGCAACAAACATTTATCATAACTAGTATCGGTAAACTTTGTGAATAATACACAACTTATACATTTCTAAAGGCAACACAAAAACTAATGAATCGGATAGTAAACTGTTCAGATAAGCTTGTAAAACCAAAACACTATTAACATTTGAAGAGTAAAATGCAGACAGTTTGCTGTTTCCAATATGTAATATACTAACGATGATGGTATTTTGAATATTAATACACTGCATATTCATAGTGTCAACATCAGTAAGTTTTCAATCTTGCAATGTTGCATTTAAGAGAGTGACACATGAAGAACTTTTATTgacaattatatttaaactaaaagaACATATCAAATGTTAGAAGATATATGTGAAGAAAACAATAATGTCATACAAACCACTGTAGCAGCTAAAAACAGTGGCTAAAGACATCTTTGCCAGTGCTTGTTTCATGGTGGTTGGTAACTTCTTAATAAGCCCAAAATCAAGCAAAATTGGACGATGAAGAGGTTCCTTGTTGAGGAGAAAATTTTCTGCACAAAGTACCAAAAAGGGGCACTAAAACAGCTCTTGCATTGGGATGGTTACATCCCTAACATTTCCATAAGCCAGTCGATACATCTACTaacattaaaaataatttaaaactgTTTTAAAAGGTTAATGTATGAAATAGTTCTTAAAAATATACCCCTAACAACTTTTGTGAAAGTTTATCTTGAAAATTAGCCTATGATTCTAGTGCAGTATCATCCAACAAAGCCTATGATTCTGGTGGAGTAATCGATGATCTGTGTGCAAAAGAAGAAGATGTTGTGAGGGCAAATTGTTTAATAGAGATAAGGACAAAATGAGAGGCGAACAAAGAAATGAAAGGAGTAAAAACCAAGAAATCTATCATTTGATTTGCAAGCATAGGAATTGTCTTTAAAGAAAGCTTTCTGCTACGGAAGTTAAAAAGTCTTCAAGGCTGGGGCCAAGCAAATCCATTACAAGAACATTGTAGTCTCCCTCAACTCCAAACCATCTTACATTAGGTATGCCAACTGTGTTCAACAGATTTCAGAATGTAAAAGTAAACTCAGATAATTAACAACAAAGATGCACTTCTAAAACTCAGATAATGGTAAGAATTTTCTAACTGGTACCtaaattttcaagaattgaCAAAGAATAAACCAGATAAGGAAAAAAATTGATCTATTAGAGTTCACAAAAGTTAAGCAACGACCATCAGAATGCATCAAGGGAAAAGGATATAACTCTTAAGCAAATATTGACCGCAGAATGTAAGACTTCTGCTGGTGCAACAGCAAGACAATATCAATGTATATGTCATCAAATCATTGTATGTTTCTGCTGGTGCTAATGATTAATTCAAATAGATTATTTCAGAAAAAGGTAGAAACAAAATGTATAGTTATGAATatgattaaatttaatttgggtagaacattttgtgttttaattttaatttgttatgGAAATCTAAAGACACAAAGCTAATTTACGTGTATGCGTACTAGTTGCAACTGTAGCAATCGTTGATAAAGCCCCACTAGGGTAGAAAAATTCTTAAGACCTGGAAACATAAAACAAGTGGTATTAGAACTGAAACATTGCATAATACCAATGGAATAAGCATTGGTATTCCATTGGTATTTGAGGTGTCCTTATGAACATTCTCTTTATATTAAGGTTAATGGTCATGGAGATATTTTGGTAGTTTGTTTGTACGTGGATGACTTAATTTTTACAGAAAATTGTGCAAGTATGTTTGAAGATCTCAAGAACGCGATGACCGAAGAATTTGAAATGACAGATATAGGGCTAATGTCATATTATCTTGGCATTGAAGTAAAGCAGTCAGAGGAAGGAATTTTCATCTCTCAAGAACGATATACTAGAGAAATTCTAGAGAAGTTCAATATGACGAATTCTAAGCCTGTCGCAACTCCGATTGAAACTGGGACCAAACTGTCCAAACATGAAGAAGGAGATGATGTTGATCcttcatatttcaaaagtttggtTGGGAGTTTGAGATATTTGATTTGCACACGACCAAATATTCTTTTCAGCGTTGGATTAGTGAGTCGATTTATGGAATCTCCTACAACTACTCATTTGAAAGTGGCAAAGAGAATTCTTCGTTACCTCAGAGGTACGCTTGACTATGGGTTGTTTTATTCTTCATCTAAAGAATTCAAGCTTGAAGGCTATTGTGATAGGGATTGGGCTGGAGATACTAATGATCGAAAGAGCACTAGTGGATATGTTTTCTTCATTGACAATACTCCATTTACATGGAATTCTAAGAAGCAACCTATTGTGACATTATCCACTTGTGAGGCAAAATACGTTGTTGCAGCTTCATGTGTTTGTCATGCAGTTTGGTTAAGAAATTTGTTAAAGACAGTTGAAATTTTGCAAGATGATCCAACTGTGATTCATGTAGACAATAAGTCAACAATTGCTTTAGCAAAGAATCCTGTGTTCCATGACCGTAGCAAACACATTGATACAAGATTTCACTTCATCAGAGATTGCATTTCAAGGAAGGAAGTTCAAGTTGAATATGTGAAGACTGAAGATCAAATTGCAGATATTTTTACGAAGCCACTCAAAGTTAATGTGTTTAACAACTTAAGAACTTTGCTTgaagtttttcaaaaaaaaagaaaaaaacatgtttaagggaggatgtttaaaattaaacatgttttaaataaataatttatatgtGAGTTAATTTATGTAAGTGAGAGAATGATGtgagttaaaaatgttagagttaatttagtaagagtttcaccttagttaaatgtaagatttaatttgttgtatttaattgtgatatgagttattcttatgacaatcctataaataggattgaaatgttgtaatctaaATTATCCAAGTGTAAGTTGAATACACACAAGTCTTccaaaaattttttttttgttttctatcaaatattctatttggtgattatttatttggggtgtTCATCAAACGCTTCCAACAAGTTTTCTCAATCGactgtttttttctttacaatAGCTGAGGCGGAAGGATCGAACCTTAGACTCAACGTTGATAGTAAAAGTTCAAAATAGTTGAGAGCGTATTGGAAATTTACATTCACAGTTTATGTTATCTTTTAGTTATTACCTAATTACTGTATATATGTCAAAGATCAGGTAACCTAAATTTATAGAGATGAATAAAAAACAGAAATTCCTCTTCTCAATCTTTGTATTTAAAAACAAAGGGTGAAAAGCAACACAACTTTCGATACGTCAATCTCTCTGTTAAATGCAAAGTTCGCAAATTTCTTACTCTgcaatttgaatttgagtaaTGGTAATGTTATGCGGAGTCTTTTGCTCTGTCGGCATTACACCTGCCTGCTTCGGCAGAGGTGGAGTTTTAGGGCGAGCAAGCGAAACCAAGTCATTGACAGAATCAACAATCTTCTCGACACAAGATAAACAATCAATGAGCAAATAAATCAAAGCTGTAGTTGATACCATCTTCATGTCACCGTTAAAATGGCTATTCCTTAGAAGAGACATGAGTTCTTCAGCATTCTCCTTTGCTTTTTCCATGTGGGACTTGGCCATGGCAGGTGGAATTATATCTCTTATTGCCATTGCTATGGAGTTTAAAGCTTTGCCTGATTCAATGCACAGTTGCAAGTAGTGCTCTTGGTATTGCCTCTGAATTTCCAAGGGTGACTGTAGAAATAAAGGTGAATTGTTACGTTATATtttatatcaaacatatatTTACTGAACTCACAGTAAATCTGAAAGAAAAGGTATATATAATCCGCATGATCTTACTTGGATTGTATGAGCTTTGAGGTAAGAGTTGAGGATTTCAAAGCGGTAGGCACATTCCCTTGATAAGCTTCCAATCTTGTTATACTCATTCCATGGATGGCATATTCTAAACTTTCCATGAGGAGGCTCCCATTTAGCTTGGAAACACTACAACCAATTTTATTTGAGTTAAAAAAtttgatttatattttaaacttaCTCGTAAACTTCCcattttttttaagtacaaCGGTTTTGTTAGACTTAGGTTTGTTGAACTATATATAAATCTGGTTTGAACTTGTGTTTGCTTGTATAATAAGATGTGATGTTTCAAAGCATAATCAATTACTATGGAAAAATCTTAACCGCGTATGTTGATCGATAATTTATCTTATtcacttttaaatttattttagaaaaattgcaCCATATagcaaaaattagaaaataaatataatctaTAGCACAAGGGAATAATATTGGTAAAAATGACAATTTTTTTGATCAAGTCATTtggtaaattttttaaaatgtcaattttGCCCTTCGGTTTCCTTCATCTTATGCTATTAGTGATGACTTCTATCAATGACGTCATGTCTAATATGTCAATATGTTTTTCATCAATTTATCATTGATAATTTAAAGTTTGAATttataaatgatataaatattGATAGCATAACCTAtaatcaataatttatttcaacaaAAGTTGAAACTATATCAATTTCATTTATATTATCAACAATAGAAGCTATCATATGGATAGTATGTTACTAGTGATTCAATAACTATTAGCGATAACATGCTAATCTAATCTCTTTTCTTTGCCATTTATGCTAAAAACAAATAACTACTATATCACTTTGGAGTAGCATTACATTAATAACTATTATATTCGTGTAAGGCTAAAATCTGAGAAAGGGACCAGTTGAAGAAGAGAGGCGCTGAGGAGTGGGATGATCCTTCTAAAATGAAAAGATTGATAATTCTAAAGATAAAATTCAAATGGATAGAAGGAAATTGTAGAGAGAGAAGGCAAAGGGGGAAGAGTTGTTGGGCACGACGAAGGATTCCTATCATAGAAAGGTTTAGGCGATTTGGTGAAGTAATGAAAAGTGAAGTTAGAAAAGAAGTGGATGGTTGTGGTCTATTGCGAGAAAGAAaaagcaaagaagaagaaggcgaGAAAAAGTGTTTTGCACGCTTCCCAAGAAGATAAGGCGGGGAAGAGTTTGGATTCCCAAGGGGATAAGGTTTACATCTCGAGGAAATGTCTAATCGTGAGTTGACCATTGGCTTACATGTCGAGCTTAATTTAACTACATGGTGTGACAAGGCGATAGGATGATACTTGTAAAGTTATAATTCATGACTGGTGGGCTAGAGTAACAAGTCcaaaggattagtataaataggggtGAAGACCTAAGAGAAGTGTTGTTATTtggaaattttttttaagaaagtgCAATAAGTTGAGTTGACGCTAAGAGTTCTAGGCGGGGAGAGGCGTTTGGGGAAGAAGAGGATCAGATATTTGTGTGAGCAACCTTCTTAAACTAAGCACTCTTGCGTGAGTGACTTTCTTACACCAAACACTCATGCAAAGGTGATTTGTAATGTTTTCAAAATAGATTCTTTTAAGTCTGAGTTATGCATAACACGTTCTATATCTTTTTGTGTTGCTATTATTGTGTTGttgtttaaaaagagaaaattattgctttcaatatgttGATTGTGATGAATGTTTGTAAGTCATTAACCTCATTCCTATAAAGTGAGCAGTGATTATGTGGTGTGCACATAATGTGGATGGTGTCCTGTGGATGACCGATGCAACAAGAAACAAATTAGGAAACTTCCTAGACGATGTTGTGGATGGAGTGAACATCATAGTAGCTCAATCACAAGATACTAGTGAGAGTGAATCGC
The sequence above is drawn from the Cucumis melo cultivar AY chromosome 2, USDA_Cmelo_AY_1.0, whole genome shotgun sequence genome and encodes:
- the LOC103491949 gene encoding chlorophyll a-b binding protein 8, chloroplastic, with translation MATQALVSSSLTSSVGAARQRLGAKPSFGSSRKSASFVVRAGATPPVKQGADRQLWFASKQSLTYLDGSLPGDFGFDPLGLSDPEGTGGFIEPKWLAYGEVINGRFAMLGAAGAIAPEIFGSLGLIPPETALPWFKTGVIPPAGTYNYWADPYTLFVLEMALMGFAEHRRFQDWAKPGSMGKQYFLGLEKFLGGSGDPAYPGGPLFNPLGFGKDEKSMKELKLKEIKNGRLAMLAILGYFIQGLVTGVGPYQNLLDHLSDPVNNNILTSLKFH